One window of the Triticum dicoccoides isolate Atlit2015 ecotype Zavitan chromosome 3B, WEW_v2.0, whole genome shotgun sequence genome contains the following:
- the LOC119276545 gene encoding myosin-17-like isoform X9 has protein sequence MAPVLNIVIGSHVWVADKDLAWIDGEVFKIDGQNAHVRTTKGNTITANVSDIHPKDTEAPPDGVDDMTRLSYLHEPGVLDNLAVRYAKNIIYTYTGNILIAINPFQRLPNLVDVQTMEKYKGANLGDLDPHVFAIADVSYRQMMNEGKSNSILVSGESGAGKTETTKLLMRYLAFLGGRSGTGGRTVEQQVLESNPVLEAFGNAKTVRNNNSSRFGKFVELQFDKSGKISGAAIRTYLLERSRVCQTSSPERNYHCFYFLCSAPSEDIKKYKLGDPSSFHYLNQSSCIRVDGINDAEEYLATRNAMDMVGITEEEQEAIFRVVAAVLHLGNISFAKGTEADSSVIKDAKARFHLNTAGELLMCDCEKLENALIKREINTPEGVITTTVGPNSATVSRDGFAKQIYSRLFDWLVNRINASIGQDPNSDKLIGVLDIYGFESFKTNSFEQLCINFTNEKLQQHFNQNVFKMEQEEYTREQINWSYIEFVDNQDVLDLIEKKPGGIIALLDEACMFPKSTHETLSQKLYEKFKNHKRFAKPKLSRTAFTIQHYAGDVIYQSDHFLDKNKDYVVAEHQELLNASRCSFVSVLFPPAPEENTKSSKSSSIATRFKMQLHELMETLSSTEPHYIRCVKPNSVLKPAIFENTNVLQQLRCSGVLEAIRISCAGYPTRKLFHDFLHRFRILAPEILKEKNDEKTTCQKVLDKIGLEGYQIGRTKVFLRAGQMAELDARRTEVRNTAARGVQSQLRTHVAREQFLILRNASVCLQSFVRARLACKLHGFLRQQAAALKIQKNIRRYFARRTYSQLCLSAITLQTGLRTMAARNEFNSRNQNKASIHIQSRWRRHRDNLSYMKLKRAALTYQCAWRGRVARRELRQLKMAARDTQALKVAKEKLEERVEELMSRLSLEKKLRTDLEKSKATEISKLQSALHDMEQRVEEAAAMKENESAKKAVEEALAQEREKISSLTSEIEGLKVLLVAEREENDVTKKAHANSQERNEELNRKVQDADEMIKQLNDTVKRLEETVREGEALLLTEKQQKEEASTALAESHLRDQAFAIKIEEAEKQITLLQENVERFEYSMADLQSSLTIEKQQHEASVVELAEAQGKIEELLREVGDADEKSTLLETTVQRLEERLTENDALSTTERQESEATKKLLNEVQGKNEELLKKLEDAGKNIVHYQDTTQRLEENVAAVEISLKDERQQNDVIMKQLADAQVEIVELQRNLEGADKRNSLLQDSLQRLEESTSVMDSQLAIERHENSKLRSELSDARLRIDELLNEAQDNHASLAERDDMIKRLEENVSTKETLLLTEREQNASTSKLLAEEQLKIAELIKNIEDAHRKSDSLQTTIERLEEDVTAKDFLLLTEKQAHEATRKTLVEAQERNEELLKKIHDDDKNILQLQFTIQRLEENTATKENLLLREREQNDATTKAQIESQERSEELLKKFVDVDRKIDLLQDSIERLGESSTTKDALLLSERQEKDAMKKELAEAGERNGELLMKIEDTNEKIEHLQNTIIKLEEDIAAKDVSLEAARQENDSIRKSLTEAQERNEELLRKISDNEYRIHLLQDTVQKIQVDAISRLSSFVMEKQDSDVAKRALTEAQERNEDLLKRNEDLLNRNNDLVKKIEESGKVITHLQESLQRIEGKAANLEAENHVLRQQATATPPSTAKSPPSRSKITRIHRSPENGHVLNGELRQAELRPSAGMSEATPPVGNAPNSSNQKDFEHGEKLQRVLNQKHQSLQPQQPQDDQQWLLTCIPQYLGFSGSKPVATLLIYQCLLHWRSFEAMKTGVFDRILHAINSAIEAEHDVRTLAYWLSNLSALTVLLQRSFKTTRTTLSTPQRRRFSSERTFHTSQTSNAGLAYLGGQSVVGATGLPQVEAKYPALLFKQQLVDLIEKVYGMISDSVKKELNPLLELCIQDPRTSHSNLAKSNTNGLGQQNQLAHWLSIVKVLANYLDVLKANHVPSILVHKLFVQIFSLIDVQLFNRLLLRRECCSFSNGEYVKAGLAELKHWSDNATREFAGSAWEALKHIRQAVDFLVISLKPMRTLREIRADVCQALSIQQLERIVGMYLDDVNGSNTISAEFASSLKAAAREEANTVTTFSILLDDDSSIPFSLDDITKTMPIIEMADDDLLPFVRENPGFAFLLQRGE, from the exons TCGATTTGGCAAGTTTGTGGAGCTCCAATTCGACAAGAGCGGGAAGATATCTGGTGCTGCTATTAGAACTTACTTGCTCGAGAGATCTCGGGTCTGCCAAACTAGTAGTCCAGAGAGAAACTACCATTGCTTTTATTTCCTTTGTTCAGCACCGTCAGAG GATATTAAAAAATATAAGCTGGGGGACCCATCTTCATTTCACTACCTCAACCAGTCATCTTGCATCAGAGTTGATGGAATCAATGATGCTGAAGAGTATCTTGCGACAAGAAATGCTATGGATATGGTTGGCATCACTGAGGAAGAACAG GAAGCTATATTCCGGGTTGTTGCTGCTGTGCTTCATCTTGGTAATATTAGTTTTGCGAAAGGGACAGAGGCAGATTCATCTGTAATAAAGGATGCCAAAGCAAGATTCCATCTTAATACAGCAGGAGAGCTCTTGAT GTGTGACTGTGAGAAATTGGAGAATGCCTTGATAAAGAGGGAAATAAATACGCCAGAAGGAGTTATTACTACTACAGTTGGTCCTAATTCTGCTACTGTTAGCAGGGATGGCTTTGCAAAACAAATATACTCTCGACTATTTGACTG GCTTGTAAATAGAATAAATGCATCAATTGGGCAAGATCCAAACTCAGACAAATTGATTGGGGTACTTGATATATATGGCTTTGAAAGTTTTAAGACTAATAG TTTTGAACAATTATGCATCAACTTCACGAACGAAAAACTCCAGCAACATTTTAACCAG AATGTATTCAAAATGGAGCAGGAGGAGTACACAAGGGAGCAGATTAACTGGAGTTACATAGAGTTTGTTGACAACCAAGATGTTCTTGATTTGATTGAGAAG AAACCAGGTGGCATTATTGCACTTCTTGATGAAGCTTG CATGTTTCCAAAGTCGACACACGAGACATTGTCTCAGAAGCTGTATGAAAAGTTCAAGAATCACAAAAGATTTGCTAAACCGAAACTTTCTCGTACTGCATTTACAATCCAACATTATGCTGGAGAT GTGATATATCAATCTGATCATTTCCTGGACAAAAACAAAGATTATGTGGTAGCAGAACACCAGGAATTACTTAATGCTTCCAGGTGCTCTTTTGTATCAGTTTTATTCCCACCAGCACCAGAAGAGAACACAAAATCATCAAAGTCATCCTCAATTGCTACTCGCTTCAAG aTGCAACTTCATGAACTCATGGAGACTTTAAGCTCTACAGAACCTCACTACATTAGATGTGTAAAACCAAATAGTGTTCTTAAGCCTGCTATTTTTGAGAACACCAACGTTCTACAGCAACTTAGATGCTCG GGTGTTCTAGAAGCAATTAGAATCAGCTGCGCTGGATATCCTACAAGAAAACTGTTTCATGATTTTTTACATCGTTTTCGCATTCTTGCTCCTGAAATTCTAAAAGAGAA AAATGATGAAAAGACGACTTGCCAAAAGGTTTTGGACAAAATCGGACTGGAGGGCTATCAG ATAGGAAGAACTAAGGTATTCCTTAGAGCTGGCCAAATGGCTGAATTGGATGCTAGAAGAACAGAGGTGCGAAATACTGCAGCAAGAGGTGTTCAGAGTCAGTTACGTACTCATGTTGCTCGTGAGCAGTTCCTAATACTGCGCAATGCATCTGTTTGTTTGCAATCCTTTGTCAGAG CAAGATTGGCTTGTAAACTGCATGGATTCTTGAGACAACAAGCAGCAGCGCTGAAAATACAGAAAAATATACGCCGTTATTTTGCACGGAGAACTTATTCTCAGCTATGCCTGTCAGCCATTACATTGCAGACAGGGTTAAGGACCATGGCAGCTCGCAATGAATTCAATTCTAGAAATCAGAACAAAGCTTCTATCCATATCCAG TCCCGTTGGCGTCGCCACAGAGATAACTTAAGTTATATGAAGTTAAAGAGAGCAGCATTGACCTACCAATGTGCTTGGAGAGGAAGGGTTGCCAGAAGGGAACTGCGGCAGCTCAAAATG GCTGCAAGAGATACTCAAGCTCTAAAGGTGGCAAAGGAGAAACTGGAGGAGCGTGTGGAAGAGCTAATGAGCCGCTTGAGCTTGGAAAAGAAACTAAGG ACTGATCTGGAGAAGTCCAAAGCAACAGAAATTTCTAAACTGCAGTCTGCTCTTCATGACATGGAACAGCGAGTGGAAGAAGCTGCCGCAATGAAGGAAAACGAATCAGCTAAAAAAGCTGTCGAAGAAGCTCTAGCTCAAGAAAGAGAAAAGATCAGTTCATTGACTTCTGAAATTGAGGGCCTGAAG GTGCTACTAGTAGCAGAGCGAGAGGAAAATGATGTAACAAAGAAAGCACACGCGAATTCCCAGGAAAGAAATGAAGAACTAAATAGGAAAGTCCAGGATGCAGATGAAATGATCAAGCAGCTTAATGATACCGTGAAGAG ACTAGAAGAGACTGTAAGAGAAGGAGAGGCCCTTTTGCTAACAGAGAAGCAGCAAAAGGAAGAAGCTAGTACCGCACTAGCTGAATCTCACCTACGAGATCAAGCTTTTGCGATCAAAATTGAAGAGGCTGAGAAACAAATCACTCTGCTCCAGGAAAATGTTGAAAG ATTCGAATATAGCATGGCAGATCTGCAGTCTTCACTGACAATTGAGAAGCAACAACATGAGGCAAGTGTGGTAGAACTAGCTGAAGCACAAGGTAAAATTGAGGAACTTCTGAGAGAAGTTGGGGACGCTGATGAAAAGTCTACTCTGCTTGAGACTACTGTACAAAG GCTTGAAGAAAGATTAACCGAGAATGATGCTCTATCAACTACAGAAAGACAAGAAAGTGAAGCAACTAAGAAATTACTCAATGAAGTTCAGGGTAAAAATGAGGAATTACTCAAGAAACTTGAAGATGCTGGAAAAAATATTGTTCATTATCAAGACACCACCCAAAG ACTCGAGGAAAATGTAGCGGCAGTGGAGATTTCCTTGAAAGATGAAAGGCAGCAAAATGATGTGATCATGAAACAACTAGCAGATGCCCAGGTAGAAATTGTAGAGCTACAGAGGAACCTTGAAGGTGCTGATAAGAGAAACAGTCTGCTTCAAGATTCTTTACAGAG ACTTGAAGAAAGTACATCGGTCATGGATTCTCAATTGGCAATAGAAAGACATGAAAACAGCAAATTAAGGAGCGAACTATCTGATGCTCGCCTAAGGAtcgatgaattactaaatgaagcgcAAGATAACCATGCAAGTCTAGCAGAGCGTGATGATATGATAAAGAG ACTTGAAGAAAATGTCAGCACAAAGGAGACTTTGTTGCTAACTGAAAGAGAACAAAATGCTTCAACCTCAAAACTGCTTGCAGAAGAACAGTTGAAAATTGCTGAATTAATAAAGAATATTGAAGATGCACATAGAAAATCTGACAGCCTTCAGACTACAATAGAAAG GCTTGAAGAAGATGTCACTGCCAAAGATTTCTTGCTTCTAACAGAAAAGCAAGCACATGAGGCAACTCGGAAAACTCTAGTTGAAGCTCAGGAAAGAAATGAAGAATTGCTCAAGAAAATTCATGATGATGATAAAAATATTCTTCAGCTTCAATTTACTATACAGAG GCTTGAAGAAAATACAGCTACAAAGGAGAATTTGCTGTTGAGAGAAAGAGAACAAAATGATGCAACAACGAAGGCGCAAATTGAGAGCCAAGAAAGAAGTGAAGAGTTACTAAAGAAATTTGTGGATGTTGACAGGAAAATTGATCTTCTTCAAGATAGCATAGAAAG GCTTGGAGAAAGTTCAACAACAAAGGATGCTTTGTTACTATCTGAGAGACAAGAGAAGGATGCAATGAAGAAAGAACTTGCTGAAGCTGGAGAGAGAAATGGAGAGTTACTAATGAAAATTGAAGATACTAACGAAAAAATTGAACATCTTCAGAATACCATAATTAA GCTTGAAGAAGATATAGCAGCAAAAGATGTTTCGTTAGAAGCTGCACGGCAAGAGAATGACTCAATCAGAAAATCTCTTACTGAAGCTCAAGAAAGAAATGAGGAATTACTCAGAAAAATTAGTGATAATGAGTACCGGATCCACTTACTTCAAGACACAGTGCAAAA GATTCAAGTAGATGCAATATCAAGATTGTCTTCGTTTGTGATGGAAAAACAAGACAGTGATGTTGCCAAGAGAGCTCTTACTGAAGCTCAGGAAAGAAATGAGGATTTATTGAAGAGAAATGAAGACCTCCTTAACAGGAATAATGATTTGGTTAAAAAAATTGAGGAGTCAGGCAAAGTTATAACTCACCTTCAGGAGTCCCTACAAAG AATTGAAGGAAAAGCAGCCAACTTAGAGGCTGAGAATCATGTTCTCCGTCAGCAAGCAACTGCTACTCCACCTTCTACTGCCAAATCTCCACCCTCACGTTCAAAGATCACAAGGATTCAT AGAAGCCCAGAGAATGGGCATGTTTTGAACGGTGAACTAAGGCAGGCTGAGCTGAGGCCATCAGCTGGCATGTCAGAAGCAACACCCCCAGTA GGCAATGCTCCCAACTCGAGTAATCAAAAAGACTTTGAACACGGAGAAAAGCTGCAAAGAGTGCTTAATCAGAAACATCAG TCTCTGCAGCCCCAGCAGCCCCAAGATGACCAGCAGTGGTTACTTACTTGCATTCCACAATATCTCGGATTTTCTGGGAGCAAGCCTGTTGCCACTCTTCTTATATACCAGTGTCTTCTTCACTGGAGATCATTTGAAGCCATGAAGACTGGTGTATTTGACAGAATTCTGCATGCTATAAACTCTGCAATAGAG GCTGAACATGATGTGAGAACATTGGCATATTGGTTGTCCAACTTATCTGCATTAACAGTTCTCCTTCAACGATCATTCAAAACTACTAGGACCACACTCTCAACCCCGCAAAGGCGAAGATTTTCGTCTGAGAGGACATTTCATACAAGTCAAACTTCAAATGCTGGGCTTGCTTATCTCGGCGGGCAATCAGTTGTTGGAGCTACCGGATTACCCCAAGTTGAAGCAAAATATCCAGCTTTGCTCTTTAAACAGCAGCTTGTGGATCTAATTGAGAAGGTTTACGGTATGATAAGTGACAGCGTGAAGAAGGAACTAAACCCTTTACTTGAATTGTGCATCCAG GATCCACGAACTTCTCACTCAAATCTGGCAAAAAGCAATACAAATGGCTTGGGACAACAGAACCAATTAGCACATTGGTTAAGCATCGTGAAAGTCCTCGCCAACTATTTGGATGTATTAAAGGCGAACCAT GTCCCATCAATTTTGGTGCATAAATTGTTCGTACAGATATTTTCACTGATTGATGTTCAGCTATTTAACAG GCTACTTTTGCGGCGTGAGTGCTGTTCATTTAGCAACGGGGAATATGTCAAAGCTGGACTAGCTGAGCTAAAACACTGGTCTGATAATGCTACTCGAGAG TTTGCAGGTTCGGCCTGGGAGGCATTGAAGCATATCAGACAGGCTGTTGATTTCTTG GTGATTTCTCTTAAGCCAATGAGAACACTAAGAGAGATACGTGCTGATGTGTGCCAA GCCCTCAGCATACAGCAGCTAGAGCGCATAGTTGGTATGTACTTGGATGACGTCAATGGTTCAAACACTATTTCAGCAGAG TTCGCATCAAGCTTGAAAGCTGCAGCGCGTGAGGAAGCAAATACTGTCACAACTTTCTCTATACTGCTAGATGATGATTCTAG TATACCTTTTTCACTCGATGATATTACAAAGACAATGCCAATCATTGAGATGGCTGATGATGACTTGCTACCATTTGTCCGTGAAAACCCAGGCTTTGCGTTTTTATTGCAAAGAGGGGAATAG